The Sporosarcina ureae genomic sequence TTCTATACAGCTGGCGCAGTATTAGTATTTTGTATGGACTATAACCGATTATCTCACGCTGCCCGTTTACACGGTCAGGAAATTGATTATACAGTAGCAGAGAATGTGCTAGTCGGTGCAATCGACGTCGCTCTGTTCTCGCAAAATGTTGTCATTGCAGCCGAATCAAAAGGCTACGGCATTTGCTATATCGGCGGTGTACGAAATGCGATGGAAGAAATTTCACAAGTACTGGAATTGCCAAAAGGCGTTGTGCCTCTATTTGGATTGTCCATCGGTGTTCCAAATGAATCCAATGAAGTCAAACCGCGTTTGCCTGTAGAAGCCGTACTACATGAAAACACATATAACGAAGAAAAGTATCATGATCTTTTGCCAGCATATGACGAAATCATGAAAGAATACTATGCAAGCCGTGACTCCAATCAACGTGATGCGATGTGGACAAAAGAAATGGCAGATTTCCTTGAGTCACCAAGAAGAACGGATCTCGAGGCATTCTTACAAAAGCAAGGATTCCTATTGAACTGAAGATAGACAGGAGTGTCAAACGATGTCAGTAGACGACGTGCTGGAACTACTCCAGCGACGCATGAAAGATGGAACATTCATCCGTGCTACAATTAGTGGGCCACGAATGAAATCCAATGATGTAAAGCGAATTAAATTAAAGCCGCTTGAACTAAAAGGTGAATTTTACATTCAATTTGAATATCAACATGAACGTGTTCTTAAGCATGATAATGTGGCACTTGAAAACGTGAAGCAACCTTTGCAGGATGCATTGCAAAACTTTAAGCAATTCCATATTGATTTATCAGATGAAACGATGCAGATCCAAATATCCAAGAAGATGAAAGTTTCGATTAAACGAATTTTCCTCAATACCGAAAAGACGGTCGACTATTCGCATAATCGTATTAAGAATCATGCTTTACATGAAGGAACCCCTTACCCATTTCTCATTCGTCTCGGCGTTCAAACACCTGAAGGTAAGGTTAAAAATCAAAAACATGATAAGTTCCGCCAGATTAATCGTTTCGTCGAACTGATTGATGACACGCTTTCCCACTTGCCGAAAGACCGTCCAATTCGCATACTGGATTTTGGTTCGGGGAAATCGTATTTGACGTTCGCACTGTATCATTACTTGCGAATTGAAAAAGGCCTCGACATTCGTGTAACGGGGTTAGATCTAAAAAAAGAAGTCATTGAAGAATGCCAGGAAATTGCACGTGATCTGCAATACGATCAGCTAGAATTTCTAGTAGGCGATATCAATGAATATGATGGAGATACCGCAGTCGATATGGTCGTCACGCTTCACGCATGTGATGTGGCAACGGATATGGCATTAGCGAAAGCAGTCAACTGGGGAGCTTCCGTCATCCTATCTGTCCCTTGCTGTCAGCATGAGCTGTTTTCAC encodes the following:
- a CDS encoding class I SAM-dependent methyltransferase yields the protein MSVDDVLELLQRRMKDGTFIRATISGPRMKSNDVKRIKLKPLELKGEFYIQFEYQHERVLKHDNVALENVKQPLQDALQNFKQFHIDLSDETMQIQISKKMKVSIKRIFLNTEKTVDYSHNRIKNHALHEGTPYPFLIRLGVQTPEGKVKNQKHDKFRQINRFVELIDDTLSHLPKDRPIRILDFGSGKSYLTFALYHYLRIEKGLDIRVTGLDLKKEVIEECQEIARDLQYDQLEFLVGDINEYDGDTAVDMVVTLHACDVATDMALAKAVNWGASVILSVPCCQHELFSQVQAPALDIMLQHGLVKERFAALATDSIRAELLTLVGYESQLVEFIDMEHTPKNILIRAYRTTKQPTLEQIDRYAAFRNMLQAKPFLENELKPLLDFLPAHGDQTI
- the nfsA gene encoding oxygen-insensitive NADPH nitroreductase — protein: MVIDLLTSHSSVRRYKDEPISRETVIELIKAGQHAASSHFVQACTVMYVTDTEKRGQLAELSKNRRQFYTAGAVLVFCMDYNRLSHAARLHGQEIDYTVAENVLVGAIDVALFSQNVVIAAESKGYGICYIGGVRNAMEEISQVLELPKGVVPLFGLSIGVPNESNEVKPRLPVEAVLHENTYNEEKYHDLLPAYDEIMKEYYASRDSNQRDAMWTKEMADFLESPRRTDLEAFLQKQGFLLN